The Rubrobacter aplysinae DNA segment GCGCGGTAGAGGAGGCAGGGTACACGCTGGCCGCCTAACGCCCCCGTTCCGGTTTCTTTGCGAGGCGCGGATGTTTGCAATATAGGGGTGCGGGGCAGGTGTATTCGTGTAGTGTAAGAGAGTAGAGGAGGAGATCATGTCCCGAGCAGGGCAGATGATCGAGACTCACCCGGCCCAGGCCCCAGTGGACGCCGAAAAGCTGGCGGAGGCTATAGACGCGTGCTTCGAGTGCGCCCAGACGTGTACGGCCTGCGCCGACGCCTGCCTCGGAGAGGGTAATCCGGAGGATCTAGCGTACTGTATCCGCACCGACCTGGACTGCGCCGACCTCTGCAACACGGCAGGCAGGGTAATGTCGCGGCAGACGGCTGTAGAGCCCCAGATGGTCCGGGCCGCGGTCGAGGCCTGCGCCCGCGCCGCGAAGCTCTGCGGCGACGAGTGCGAGCGTCATGCGAACCACCACGAGCATTGCCGCGTGTGCGCCGAGGCTTGCCGCCGCTGCGAGCAGGCTTGCAACGACGTTCTCTCGGCACTGTAATCTTCTCTTAGAGTCGGAGGATGTGGAGTCCGGGGCGGGCCTGTCTTTTATCAGGCTCGTTCCGGAATTTTATGGTTTGGTTGCTTTAGGTTAAAGCCGCAGAGCCGTAGAAGATCTCGCCGTCACTCTAGCCTCTCGATTCCTTAACCTCTCGCCCTCTACCCCGACGGACACGGTCCCCAAAGCCCACGCCCTAGACCATCTCCAACAGCCTGGCGACGTAGTCAGTCTAGGACGAGACGAGTAGAAAATGGGTAGAATTATACACCTGGGGGGTATATTATGGGTCCGGCTGCAAACTGCCCGGAGATGATAGTGATTGGCATGCGCTACACATTACCGCCTCGTTCTCGGCAGACGGAGTTCGCGGGCAGAGAGGAGCGGGCGTGAGTGCCCTGCAGCAGTACGCGCTGCTCTTCGGACTTACCGTGGGCGTGATCGGCTTCGCGCTCTGCGTGTACGCCATCGCGCGTTCCACCGGGCGGCCGATGGACGAGGAGGGCAAGGACGTGCCGGCTAGCGCCGGAGAGCACTCCAGGGATCCCGTCTGGGCGCGCTACCACGCACGCTACTATGGTTACGCGCTGCTGTTTCTGGCCTTCGACATGGAGATGGCCTACATGTATCCGTGGGCGGTGGTGTACCAGGAGCTCGGGCTGAAGGCGCTGCTGGATATGGGCGTGTTTCTGGCGATCCTGTTCCTGGGTCTGCTGTACGGCTGGAGCCAGGGGGCTTTGAGACGGCAATGAGTGCCGCGGAGAACATTACGCAGAGCTCCGCGCTCTCCGGGTCCCGGGGGGTGGAGCAGTCGTTCTTCCGGCGGCTGGTCTCCCGGGCGATGGCCCGCGAGCTCTCCGCCTTCGTCGTCCCGGGCGCGGAGGTGGCCCGCGCCCGCGGCCTGGATCTCCGCGCCGCGGGTCTCACCGAAGCCGTCACCCCCCGCCACGCGAGCGTGCTGGTCGTCGTCGGCGAACTACCGGAGGGGCTGGCGGACGCGGCCACCGTCGCCTACGCCCAGATGCCCCGCCCCCGGGCCGTGTTGGCGCTTGGGACCACCGAGGATAGCCTACCGGTGGGGGCGGACCTCTCTGTTGGGCTGTCTCAGGAGGGACTCGAATCCGGCGTCGATGAGCTACGCCGCCGCTTTACGGAAGGGGCCTTCGACCCTCGCGCCGAGGATTTCGAGGCCGCCGTGCTGGAGAGCGTCATACAGTATGTCTGCCCGATGCACCCCGAGGTAGTCCAAGACGAGCCCGGCACCTGCCCCAAGTGCGGCATGGACCTCGTCGCCCAGGAGGCCGGTGGAGGCGGAAGCAACCACGGCGAGCACGACCACGGCGAGCACGACCACGGCGAGTCCGAAGAGGAGAGCGACGGGGAAGAGGAGCACGAGGATATCCCTTCTCCGGTCTCGGGTGAGGACTTCATGAGCATGCTGGAGATGACCGAGGGTGCTCCGCAGGGCTCGGACGGCCTGCAGATGGAGTGGGTGAGGACGCCGTTTGGCCCGCTATTCCCCGGTTTGACCGGCGGCCTCAAGCTGGCTTTCACCATGGGCGGCGACACCGTGGAGCAGGTCGAGTATGGCTCCGTAGCCGGTGGCCCTGTGGACCTCACGGGATCTGCCGAGTCTCTTGCCGAACGTCTGTCTCACGTAGACCTGCTTTCGCCGGTCTCTTACCGGCTGCTGGCGCACCGGGCTCTGGAGGCGATCGCCGACAGGGAGGTAGACGAGGGGACGACGCTAGCCCGGGTGGCCGTGCTGGAGCGCGAGCGCGTGGCGAGTCACCTGAGCTGGCTCGCGGGCTTCGCCCACGTTATCGGGTACGAGTGGCTGGTGCGGCGGGCCGGCGAGCTGCAGTTTGCCGTGCAGAGGGTTGAGCCTGGGGAGATCTCCGAGCTTCGGCGGGATGTGGAGAGGCTATCTCGCCGTGTCGAGCGTACCCCGCTGCTGCGTCGGAGGCTGGCCGGGATCGGGGCGCTGTCCGGTCCGCGCGGCGCGGCCGGTCCCGTGGCGCGGGCCTCCGGTATCTCAGAGGACGCCCGCGCCAGTGAGGCGGAGTATGCCGCGCTGGGCTTCGAGCCGGTCGTGAGGCAGGGCAGCGACGCGCTGGACAGGCTACGGCTACGGCTGGCCGAGATCGATCAGGGCCTGACCCTGATCGAGGGCGCGGGCCAACGCGAGACCGGGGACGCTTTCCCTGAAAACGGCCCGGGAGACGTCTCCGGTTCCGGCGCGGCGAGCGTCGAGACCCCGCGCGGCATGGCCTCGTTGAGCCTCACGCTGCAAGAGGGCGAGATACGCGAGACCGAGCTTCAGATCCCCTCGGAGGCGCACCTGCGGCTCGTAGAGGAGGTGACCCTGCAACGTGAGGTCGGGGACGCGCTCGTGGGGGTGGGCTCGCTGGATCTCTCGCCCTGGGGCCTGGCCGATGGGGAGGCCGGATGAGCACGTTCGTGGTTCTGATGGCGCTCCTGGCCGGCGTGTACCTGGTGGCCGTGCTGGAGGGCTGGGTCTCGACCGGAAGCCTGAGGCTCGCCGGGCCGCTCAGGAGCGGGGTTGCTCTGCTCGGGCGGGAGTCGTTTCTGCCGCGCCAGTCGGACCGCATCTTCTACGAGACCGCGCCGGTCCTGTTGCTCGTAAGCGCCGTGCTCGCCACGGCCGTGTTGCCGCTGGCCCCCGGACTCATCGTCGCGGACTTGGCCACGGGCGCGCTGTTTATCAACGCCGCCCTGGCCTACGTGATGGTCGCGCTCGTAATGGCCGGGTGGGGACCGGACGGGGCGTACGCGATGGTCGGCGGCTTCCGCTTCCTTGGCCAGCTCGTCGGCTACTCGATGCTCGTAGTCATGCCCATCACGGCGGTCGCCATGCGCGCCGAGTCGCTCTTCACCACCGAGGTCGTGACCTCGCAGGCCGCTCTGCCGAATGCGATCTACCAGCCCCTGGGTTTTGTGCCCTTCGTCGTGGCGGCGATGGCGGTCTGCTTCCTGCCGCCGTTCGACCTGCCCACCGCCCCTGGAGAGCTCGCCGGCGGCGTCATGGCCGAGTACACGGGGCCGCGGCTGGCCGTGATGCGCCTGGCCCGCGCCGCGCTCGTCGTAACGCTGGCCGCGGCGATCACGGTCTTCTACCTCGGCGGCTGGCTCGGGCCTGTGCTGCCCGGCTGGGCCTGGACCGCGACAAAGACTCTCGCGGTGGCGGCGGCGATGCTCGTCGTGGGCCGCTACGCGCCCCGGGTGCGGGAGGCGCACTTCCTGTCGTGGTGCTGGAAGCTCGGCATACCGATAGCGCTCCTCAACATCTTCGTGGTCGGCGTCATGTTGCTGGTGGTGTGAGGCTAAGGTGAAGGTTTAACGATGATGCTCCAGACGATATTCCTGGCTTTTTTCGGGGTCGCGGCGGTGTGGTTCGCGCTGGTGGTCTTTCTGACCTACTCGATGGTGCGCTCGGCGCTCGCGCTCCTTTTCTCGCAGGCGGCGATAGGCGGGATGTTCCTGGCGATGCAGACGGAGTTTCTCGGGGTGCTCCAGATCATGATGATGGCGACGGAGATGGCGATCATGGCCGTGTTCATGGTGATGTACATGATGGACCCGGGCGGGCTGGGCGCGATGGACATGACCCACCAGAAGCGGGCCTCCATAGCCGCCGGTGCGCTGGGTGGCGTCGTGGCGCTCGGGGCGGCGGTGCTCGTGGGCTGGGGTGAGGTCGCCGCCGCGCCCCCTCCCTCGCAGCAGACACACGACCTCGGGATAGAGCTCATGGGCCGCTCCATGCTCATCTTCGAGACCGCAGGGGTGACCATCATGACGGCCATGATCGCCGCCACCGCCACCGCGATAGCCACGAGTGCGGAGCGGCGGATGGCGTTATCGGAGAGGTCAGGTGAGGAGGCGTGATCCCGTTCTACGTGGCGCTGTTTATCGGGGCGCTGCTCTTCGGGGTCGGCATCTACGGGGCGCTCTCGCAGACGAACCTGGTCATGATCATGATGGGCGTGGAGGTCATGCTCGGCGGGGCGATGGTCAACCTGGTCGCCTTCTGGCGCTTTCTGCACCCGGAGGCGTACTCGGGTCAGATGTTCGTCCTCATCGTGATGACCGTGATGGCGCTGGAGATGGCCGTCGGCTTCGGCGTGGGCACCCTCCGCTTCCGCTCCAGCGGCACCGTGGAGATGGAAGAGGCCCAGGAACTCAAAGGATGATCGGGGTGGCGCTGGCGATACTCGGCCCTCTGCTGGCCGCTGCCGCGATCCTGGCTCTGCGCCGGGGCGGGGCTGCGCTGGCCCTGTTCGGCTCCGCCGCCGGGCTCGCGGGATCACTCTACGCGCTCGCCGGTGTGGCGGGCGGGGGGCGCTACTCCGCGACGCTTCCGGGACTCCCGGGGCTGCCGCTGCGGCTCGTCGCGGAGCCTGTTACCGCCGTCGCCTCTGCGGTGGTCGGGGTGGTCGGGCTGCTGGTGGTGGTGTACGCGGTTGGCTACATGAAGGAGGAGGCCGGGCAGGCGCGCTTCTTCGGGCAGATGTCGCTCTTCGTAGGCGCGATGCAGACACTCGTGCTCGCCGGAGACTGGGTGCTGCTGCTGGCGGCGTGGGAGATCATCGGTCTCTGTTCGTACCTGCTGATCGGGTTCCACTACGAGCGGCGGGATGCGGCGAGGTCGGCGGTGCGGGCGTTCTTGTACACCCGGACTGCGGACCTCGGGCTGTACGTGGCCGTGTTCGTCCTGATCTCACAGACGGGTACGAGCGAGATCTCCCGCACCCTGGAGCTCGGCGGACCGGTCGCCACCTTCGCGGGCCTCGCCCTGCTGGTGGCCGTGGCGGGCAAGTCGGCCCAGGTTCCTCTGCAGGGCTGGCTGCAGGACGCCATGACCGGCCCGACTCCGGTCTCGGCGCTGCTTCACTCGGCGACGCTGGTCGCGGCGGGCGCGCTGCTGCTGGTGCGGGTCTCGCCGATGCTGACCCCGGCGGCCCAGCTCGCTACCGGGATTCTAGGCGGGGTCACGGCGGTGGTGGCCGGCGTGATCGCCGTCTCCGGGCGCGACCTCAAGCGTCTTTTGGCGGCCTCTACCTCCAGCCAGTACGGCTTCATGCTGCTCGCGGTCGGCGCGGGCGCTCCGGCGGCGGCTCTCTTTCACCTCGTGGCCCACGCCGCGATGAAGAGCTCGCTGTTTCTCGGCGCCGGCGTCTTCCAGCGCGCCCGGAGCTCCACGGCGTTCGCCGACCTCGGCGGCGTGGGCCGCGAGCGCCTCCCGGTGTACCTGGGCTTCGTCGTGGCGGGGCTCGCGCTCGCCGGGGTACCGCCGCTCTCGGGGTTCTTCTCCAAGGAGGCCGTCGTGGCCGCCACGCTGCACTCGCCGTCTGCCCCTGTGCTGGCTCCGCTCGCGCTCGTCGGAGCTCTACTTACCGCCGTGTACGTGGCCCGCGCCCTGCGCCTGCTCTGGCGCGGAGAAGGAGAAGACAAGAGTGTGCCGGGGGCGCGCTGGATGTGGGCGGGGCTCGCCGCGCTCGTCGTACTCGCCGCCGCGCTCGGCGTGGCGAAGGCTCCACTGACGGGGCTGCTAGGGCGGGAGATCCCGTTCGGGTTCCTCGCCGCGCTGCTTGGGCTGGCGCTCGCGCTCGCCGGTCTAGTGCTCGGATG contains these protein-coding regions:
- the nuoK gene encoding NADH-quinone oxidoreductase subunit NuoK encodes the protein MPFYVALFIGALLFGVGIYGALSQTNLVMIMMGVEVMLGGAMVNLVAFWRFLHPEAYSGQMFVLIVMTVMALEMAVGFGVGTLRFRSSGTVEMEEAQELKG
- a CDS encoding NADH-quinone oxidoreductase subunit J family protein, translated to MMLQTIFLAFFGVAAVWFALVVFLTYSMVRSALALLFSQAAIGGMFLAMQTEFLGVLQIMMMATEMAIMAVFMVMYMMDPGGLGAMDMTHQKRASIAAGALGGVVALGAAVLVGWGEVAAAPPPSQQTHDLGIELMGRSMLIFETAGVTIMTAMIAATATAIATSAERRMALSERSGEEA
- a CDS encoding NADH-quinone oxidoreductase subunit D-related protein, with the protein product MSAAENITQSSALSGSRGVEQSFFRRLVSRAMARELSAFVVPGAEVARARGLDLRAAGLTEAVTPRHASVLVVVGELPEGLADAATVAYAQMPRPRAVLALGTTEDSLPVGADLSVGLSQEGLESGVDELRRRFTEGAFDPRAEDFEAAVLESVIQYVCPMHPEVVQDEPGTCPKCGMDLVAQEAGGGGSNHGEHDHGEHDHGESEEESDGEEEHEDIPSPVSGEDFMSMLEMTEGAPQGSDGLQMEWVRTPFGPLFPGLTGGLKLAFTMGGDTVEQVEYGSVAGGPVDLTGSAESLAERLSHVDLLSPVSYRLLAHRALEAIADREVDEGTTLARVAVLERERVASHLSWLAGFAHVIGYEWLVRRAGELQFAVQRVEPGEISELRRDVERLSRRVERTPLLRRRLAGIGALSGPRGAAGPVARASGISEDARASEAEYAALGFEPVVRQGSDALDRLRLRLAEIDQGLTLIEGAGQRETGDAFPENGPGDVSGSGAASVETPRGMASLSLTLQEGEIRETELQIPSEAHLRLVEEVTLQREVGDALVGVGSLDLSPWGLADGEAG
- a CDS encoding four-helix bundle copper-binding protein, with amino-acid sequence MSRAGQMIETHPAQAPVDAEKLAEAIDACFECAQTCTACADACLGEGNPEDLAYCIRTDLDCADLCNTAGRVMSRQTAVEPQMVRAAVEACARAAKLCGDECERHANHHEHCRVCAEACRRCEQACNDVLSAL
- a CDS encoding NADH-quinone oxidoreductase subunit A; amino-acid sequence: MSALQQYALLFGLTVGVIGFALCVYAIARSTGRPMDEEGKDVPASAGEHSRDPVWARYHARYYGYALLFLAFDMEMAYMYPWAVVYQELGLKALLDMGVFLAILFLGLLYGWSQGALRRQ
- a CDS encoding complex I subunit 1/NuoH family protein, encoding MSTFVVLMALLAGVYLVAVLEGWVSTGSLRLAGPLRSGVALLGRESFLPRQSDRIFYETAPVLLLVSAVLATAVLPLAPGLIVADLATGALFINAALAYVMVALVMAGWGPDGAYAMVGGFRFLGQLVGYSMLVVMPITAVAMRAESLFTTEVVTSQAALPNAIYQPLGFVPFVVAAMAVCFLPPFDLPTAPGELAGGVMAEYTGPRLAVMRLARAALVVTLAAAITVFYLGGWLGPVLPGWAWTATKTLAVAAAMLVVGRYAPRVREAHFLSWCWKLGIPIALLNIFVVGVMLLVV
- a CDS encoding NADH-quinone oxidoreductase subunit 5 family protein gives rise to the protein MIGVALAILGPLLAAAAILALRRGGAALALFGSAAGLAGSLYALAGVAGGGRYSATLPGLPGLPLRLVAEPVTAVASAVVGVVGLLVVVYAVGYMKEEAGQARFFGQMSLFVGAMQTLVLAGDWVLLLAAWEIIGLCSYLLIGFHYERRDAARSAVRAFLYTRTADLGLYVAVFVLISQTGTSEISRTLELGGPVATFAGLALLVAVAGKSAQVPLQGWLQDAMTGPTPVSALLHSATLVAAGALLLVRVSPMLTPAAQLATGILGGVTAVVAGVIAVSGRDLKRLLAASTSSQYGFMLLAVGAGAPAAALFHLVAHAAMKSSLFLGAGVFQRARSSTAFADLGGVGRERLPVYLGFVVAGLALAGVPPLSGFFSKEAVVAATLHSPSAPVLAPLALVGALLTAVYVARALRLLWRGEGEDKSVPGARWMWAGLAALVVLAAALGVAKAPLTGLLGREIPFGFLAALLGLALALAGLVLGWLVPAGTLLGPLRGAAERGFRVLGGFDGLVARPALALALTADAVDRGLHAGVLGAGRLSLSVANVARATDEHGIDRLIAGLVRGMRRLGRRARRMQTGLVHRELMLAAFGVAVILISLSLFALLQPGSNPLP